A portion of the Lolium rigidum isolate FL_2022 chromosome 1, APGP_CSIRO_Lrig_0.1, whole genome shotgun sequence genome contains these proteins:
- the LOC124664283 gene encoding E3 ubiquitin-protein ligase GW2-like, giving the protein MGNAGLGRPRPAVDERLTRPQRLVRQLSDLDFGRLRRLIRSGDLAPCFDADDDERAVECPICFYFYPSLNQSKCCGKGICTECFLQLMPSKASKAVHCPFCKTATYAVEYRGARTSSDNKLQQEEEQNINEAKTRIRPKTQKTVELVKLTLTAAKVQNVTASDVFLSSDSDEYILVVSDSSDEMQTRCNSFD; this is encoded by the exons ATGGGCAACGCAGGGCTGGGACGACCGCGGCCGGCGGTGGACGAGCGGCTCACGCGGCCGCAGCGCCTGGTCCGGCAGCTCTCCGACCTGGACTttggccgcctccgccgcctcatcCGCTCCGGCGACCTCGCGCCGTgcttcgacgccgacgatgacgagcgtGCCGTCGAGTGCCCCATCTGCTTCTAT TTCTATCCGAGCCTGAATCAATCCAAGTGTTGCGGCAAAGGGATCTGTACGG AGTGCTTCTTGCAACTGATGCCGTCCAAGGCTTCCAAAGCTGTCCA CTGCCCCTTCTGCAAAACCGCAACCTACGCTGTCGAATACCGCGGTGCTAGAACATCAAGTGATAATAAACTTCAACAAGAA GAAGAACAGAACATTAATGAGGCCAAAACAAGAATACGACCCAAGACTCAGAAAACCGTTGAA CTTGTTAAGCTTACTCTTACTGCTGCCAAAGTTCAGAATGTGACAGCATCAGATGTATTTTTGAGTTCAGATTCAGATGAATACATTTTGGTCGTTTCAGATTCTTCAGATGAGATGCAAACTAGATGTAATTCATTTGACTga